ATATGGTACTTAACTTATAAAAATGAACATTTCTTTATCATAGAGTATCAAGATTATTGCATACATTATCTGCAATCTGTGCCTAAACAAGTGCAAAATCAACAATCCTTTTTACCTTCTTTGATATCCTATAATGCAAAAGCTCTTCATTCGCACCCAATGAGTATCCTTGATCGAATAAATTGGTTAAATAAAGAGCACTGCAATAAAGTTACTTGTGTTAATGCACCAGATGACATTAACATTCTTAATAGGGTGTCAATAAAAGATACAATGTTAACTTCCAAAGTAAGCTTAAAATTGATACAATGTTTATAAGTTCATATTGTTCATAATAGCATACTTCATCattaagatttttattttatctgtaGCAACCTCAGGTAAAAGATGAGAATATTAAAGAACCTATGCTTCCAAAAcaagaaatattaaacaaaacaGAAAAGCAAGAATTAGAAGTAGAAAAGATAAAAGTAGAATGTGAAATTCTTAAAACTAATATAGAAGAATTGCAAGATGAGATTAAAAAGTTAAATAATAGTGTaatacaaataacaataaactatcaaaatgaagaaaaagaatTAACAATTAATGAGGAACAGACAAAAATTAAAGCAAGAATTTATGATCTACTACAAGATAGTGAAGAGAATATTAAGAAATTAGGAGCAACAATTGAAGTTActacaaataaattaattaatttaggtAATCAGTGGGAAAAACATAGAGTACCATTAATTCAAAAATATAGACAAGAAAGGGAAAAGCATTCAACAAAAGCTGTAAGTACTACCATATTAgcaaaaaattaaattgaaaataattaatttacctAAAATCAAaactgtatatatgtacatacagagTGCAAGTCAAAAGAAGCTTGATGAAATTAAGTTactaaaagaaaaggaaagagaacTTCAGGAGGAGTGTCATAATAAAGATCAACAGTACTCACAACTAGTAACAGAAGTTCAAAAACTTCCTAAAGAAGTAAATAGATCTGCATATACTCAAcgaattttagaaataattaataatgttaAGAAACAAAGGGACGAAATCAATAAAGTTTTAGCTGACACACGGGAAATCCAAAAAGAAATCAACATGCTTACAGGCAAAGTAGAAAGATCATTTACAGTTGTTGATGAATTAATATATCGAGATGTAATAATAAATGACGCATCAAGGAAACCGTATATATTACTGGCTACACTTCATTCTGATTGCAGTGAACTTGTAAGTTTAGTTGAAGAAACAGGTGCCACTATAAGAGAAATTAGAGACTTGGAAGAACAGGTAATATTGACTTGTAATATAACTAAAATAGTAACTCCTAATTAACGTTAAATATCAAAATAGGATTTCATTGTTTTAAATACCATACATCTCTTTTTAGATCGATTCTGAATCTACGAAAAATGTTGGAGCAAATTTGGAGAGAATAACTGCAGATTTGAAACAAATGAAACAAGAAACAGCAGCATTAACTGCACAACTGCATAGTAAATCTTCGTGATTGTTATATAATCTATGGTACTATAATACAAGTCGTAATAACAACGACCAGGTAAATattcaattaatattaaaaaattaattgcaaACTTTTTTTACAAGACCTAAGAGATTATATTACTTATATTTACAGGACATTTCTTACAAACAAATACGAAGACCAAATTTTATAGTTCTAAAAACTACAAAATTTAATACACCTCTGCATACAGAGCAGTCTATGCAAGTCTGTTAAGACTAATTG
The sequence above is drawn from the Ptiloglossa arizonensis isolate GNS036 chromosome 1, iyPtiAriz1_principal, whole genome shotgun sequence genome and encodes:
- the LOC143149524 gene encoding coiled-coil domain-containing protein 22 homolog isoform X1; translated protein: MMEEVDNIIIHSLRQIGCDLEQSVTSLSGFNTELVVEATVRCLDIIRPGLGLSTILPVNMAARFRLGATLAQACAELGYKGDIGYQTFLYSSEADLRRVFMFFIEKLPKECDKTLNEPISNIALLEKSIASIISQGLSVPWLPHYCHTKGFRNRGRTNGPYISVNLEIPTIEDGEEYQDYCIHYLQSVPKQVQNQQSFLPSLISYNAKALHSHPMSILDRINWLNKEHCNKVTCVNAPDDINILNRVSIKDTMLTSKQPQVKDENIKEPMLPKQEILNKTEKQELEVEKIKVECEILKTNIEELQDEIKKLNNSVIQITINYQNEEKELTINEEQTKIKARIYDLLQDSEENIKKLGATIEVTTNKLINLGNQWEKHRVPLIQKYRQEREKHSTKASASQKKLDEIKLLKEKERELQEECHNKDQQYSQLVTEVQKLPKEVNRSAYTQRILEIINNVKKQRDEINKVLADTREIQKEINMLTGKVERSFTVVDELIYRDVIINDASRKPYILLATLHSDCSELVSLVEETGATIREIRDLEEQIDSESTKNVGANLERITADLKQMKQETAALTAQLHSKSS
- the LOC143149524 gene encoding coiled-coil domain-containing protein 22 isoform X3 translates to MMEEVDNIIIHSLRQIGCDLEQSVTSLSGFNTELVVEATVRCLDIIRPGLGLSTILPVNMAARFRLGATLAQACAELGYKGDIGYQTFLYSSEADLRRVFMFFIEKLPKECDKTLNEPISNIALLEKSIASIISQGLSVPWLPHYCHTKGFRNRGRTNGPYISVNLEIPTIEDGEEYQDYCIHYLQSVPKQVQNQQSFLPSLISYNAKALHSHPMSILDRINWLNKEHCNKVTCVNAPDDINILNRVSIKDTMLTSKQPQVKDENIKEPMLPKQEILNKTEKQELEVEKIKVECEILKTNIEELQDEIKKLNNSVIQITINYQNEEKELTINEEQTKIKARIYDLLQDSEENIKKLGATIEVTTNKLINLGNQWEKHRVPLIQKYRQEREKHSTKASASQKKLDEIKLLKEKERELQEECHNKDQQYSQLVTEVQKLPKEVNRSAYTQRILEIINNVKKQRDEINKVLADTREIQKEINMLTVNL
- the LOC143149524 gene encoding coiled-coil domain-containing protein 22 homolog isoform X2 produces the protein MAARFRLGATLAQACAELGYKGDIGYQTFLYSSEADLRRVFMFFIEKLPKECDKTLNEPISNIALLEKSIASIISQGLSVPWLPHYCHTKGFRNRGRTNGPYISVNLEIPTIEDGEEYQDYCIHYLQSVPKQVQNQQSFLPSLISYNAKALHSHPMSILDRINWLNKEHCNKVTCVNAPDDINILNRVSIKDTMLTSKQPQVKDENIKEPMLPKQEILNKTEKQELEVEKIKVECEILKTNIEELQDEIKKLNNSVIQITINYQNEEKELTINEEQTKIKARIYDLLQDSEENIKKLGATIEVTTNKLINLGNQWEKHRVPLIQKYRQEREKHSTKASASQKKLDEIKLLKEKERELQEECHNKDQQYSQLVTEVQKLPKEVNRSAYTQRILEIINNVKKQRDEINKVLADTREIQKEINMLTGKVERSFTVVDELIYRDVIINDASRKPYILLATLHSDCSELVSLVEETGATIREIRDLEEQIDSESTKNVGANLERITADLKQMKQETAALTAQLHSKSS